From the Synechococcus sp. HK01-R genome, one window contains:
- a CDS encoding HAD-IA family hydrolase, protein MHCALWFKLVCSGGCLVVLALEAVFWDVDGTLADTEMDGHRPAFNAAFAEEGLPWIWDVPLYEQLLLIAGGRQRMAAYADQLGTPLANAQLDRLRALKQKHYRQRCQEGAIALRPGVERLIEAFSEAGCSQWIVTSSGRSSVESLLIGLFGASRHPFNGLITADDVRSAKPDPEPYLKALTISGCNPSSVLAIEDSQAGLEAATAAGLPCLLTPSPWEHELLARLDGEVPPAAAALLHLGEADLPARQLSGPPCPGGVVTLEYVNGLVQSSR, encoded by the coding sequence GTGCATTGTGCGCTGTGGTTCAAGCTGGTTTGCAGCGGTGGCTGTCTTGTTGTGTTGGCTCTGGAAGCCGTCTTCTGGGATGTGGATGGAACCCTGGCAGACACAGAGATGGATGGTCATCGGCCAGCCTTCAATGCAGCGTTTGCGGAAGAGGGACTGCCCTGGATCTGGGATGTGCCGCTCTACGAACAGCTGCTGCTCATCGCGGGTGGACGTCAGCGCATGGCGGCCTATGCCGATCAATTGGGGACTCCTCTGGCCAATGCCCAGCTCGATCGATTGCGGGCTCTGAAGCAAAAGCACTATCGGCAACGTTGTCAGGAGGGGGCGATCGCTCTCCGTCCTGGAGTTGAGCGCTTGATCGAAGCCTTTTCAGAGGCTGGATGTAGCCAGTGGATTGTTACCAGCAGCGGCCGATCGTCCGTTGAGTCCCTCCTGATTGGCCTTTTTGGAGCCAGCCGACATCCCTTCAATGGCTTGATCACCGCCGACGATGTGCGATCAGCGAAACCGGATCCAGAGCCTTATCTCAAGGCGCTGACGATCAGTGGCTGCAATCCCTCATCCGTGTTGGCGATCGAGGATTCGCAGGCCGGTCTCGAAGCGGCGACAGCGGCAGGTCTCCCTTGTCTTCTGACCCCTTCGCCCTGGGAGCATGAGCTGCTTGCTCGTCTTGACGGGGAGGTTCCTCCCGCCGCCGCAGCGCTGCTGCACCTTGGTGAAGCAGACCTTCCGGCCCGGCAATTGTCAGGTCCCCCTTGTCCTGGAGGGGTTGTCACGCTGGAGTACGTGAACGGTCTTGTGCAGAGCAGTCGTTGA
- a CDS encoding DUF565 domain-containing protein, with translation MLRQRTRYAQLEERLGSQLSMSLVGPWRRRSLGLLCLLIGFFLGSILTTYYLQMIGQRPLVVLVLVLVLELLVRLRSRVQANPWPLSWIALDNLRLGVVYAVVLEAYKLGS, from the coding sequence ATGCTTCGGCAGCGCACCCGCTACGCCCAGCTTGAGGAACGTCTCGGATCCCAGCTCAGCATGAGTTTGGTGGGGCCCTGGAGACGACGAAGCCTTGGTTTGCTTTGCCTGTTAATCGGCTTTTTTTTAGGCAGCATCCTCACCACCTACTACCTCCAGATGATTGGTCAGCGGCCCTTGGTGGTGCTGGTGTTGGTTCTGGTGCTTGAGCTTCTGGTGCGCTTGCGCAGTCGTGTGCAGGCCAATCCCTGGCCATTGTCCTGGATCGCTCTCGACAACCTGCGTCTTGGCGTGGTTTATGCCGTGGTGCTGGAGGCTTACAAACTTGGTTCTTGA
- the rpmF gene encoding 50S ribosomal protein L32, which translates to MAVPKKKTSKSKRNQRHAVWKAKAATAAQRALSIGKSVLSGRAQGFVYPVDDSDSEA; encoded by the coding sequence ATGGCCGTACCCAAGAAAAAGACCTCAAAGAGCAAGCGCAATCAGCGTCATGCCGTGTGGAAAGCGAAAGCCGCCACAGCGGCCCAGCGAGCCCTGTCCATCGGCAAGTCCGTGCTCAGCGGCCGCGCACAGGGATTTGTCTATCCCGTGGACGACAGCGATAGCGAAGCCTGA
- the ftsH gene encoding ATP-dependent zinc metalloprotease FtsH, whose product MSSGQSDPAQRVDPLARFKPEPPPSYSELLQQIKAGDVEELQLVPARREVIVRYDDGRQATVAVFANDQQVLRTAESAGVPLTVKDIRGEQALAGLAGNLALIALVVIGLSLLLRRSAQVANRAMGFGRSQARVRSQDDVVVRFEDVAGIQEAKEELQEVVTFLRQPESFIRLGAKIPRGVLLVGPPGTGKTLLAKAIAGEAGVPFFSMAASEFVELFVGVGASRVRDLFRKAKEKAPCIVFIDEIDAVGRQRGAGIGGGNDEREQTLNQLLTEMDGFADNSGVILLAATNRADVLDSALMRPGRFDRRIHVDLPDRRGREAILSVHARTRPLAEDVSLQDWARRTPGFSGADLANLLNEAAILTARQQQTSIGHAQIEAALERITMGLTAAPLQDSAKKRLIAYHEIGHALVAALTPHADRVDKVTLLPRSGGVGGFTRFWPDDERLDSGLISRASLEARLVVALGGRAAETVVFGAGEVTQGASGDLQMVSQLAREMVTRFGFSELGPVAYEGAGNEVFLGRDLIHSRPAYGERTGREIDLQVRRLSTNALRQAVALLESRRDVMDRLVDALIDEETLHTDRFLALAGIDDSAVATSVV is encoded by the coding sequence GTGAGTTCAGGTCAATCGGACCCCGCACAGCGTGTTGATCCACTGGCACGTTTCAAGCCGGAGCCCCCACCCTCCTACAGCGAGCTTCTCCAGCAGATCAAGGCTGGTGATGTTGAAGAGCTTCAGCTCGTGCCGGCCCGGCGCGAGGTCATCGTTCGCTACGACGACGGCCGTCAGGCCACGGTGGCGGTTTTTGCTAATGACCAACAGGTCTTGCGAACGGCCGAGTCGGCGGGAGTTCCCTTGACGGTTAAAGACATCCGCGGTGAGCAGGCCCTGGCAGGGCTGGCGGGCAACCTCGCCTTAATCGCTTTGGTGGTGATTGGCCTCTCCCTCTTGTTGCGTCGTTCCGCTCAGGTGGCGAACCGCGCCATGGGGTTTGGGAGGAGTCAGGCGCGAGTGCGCTCCCAGGATGACGTGGTGGTGCGTTTCGAGGACGTCGCTGGCATTCAGGAGGCGAAGGAGGAGCTGCAGGAGGTGGTCACCTTTTTGCGTCAGCCCGAGAGCTTCATTCGACTCGGAGCGAAAATTCCCCGTGGTGTGCTGCTTGTGGGCCCCCCCGGAACTGGAAAGACGCTGCTTGCCAAGGCAATCGCCGGTGAGGCCGGGGTTCCCTTCTTCTCGATGGCTGCGTCGGAATTCGTCGAATTGTTTGTCGGTGTCGGTGCCAGTCGTGTTCGCGATCTCTTCCGCAAGGCGAAGGAGAAAGCCCCCTGCATCGTGTTCATCGACGAGATTGATGCGGTGGGTCGTCAACGCGGAGCCGGAATCGGTGGCGGTAACGACGAGCGTGAGCAAACCCTCAACCAGCTGCTCACAGAAATGGATGGATTTGCCGACAACTCCGGCGTCATCCTTCTCGCCGCCACGAATCGTGCTGATGTCCTCGATTCAGCCCTGATGCGTCCAGGCCGGTTTGACCGACGCATTCATGTCGACCTTCCTGATCGCAGGGGCCGTGAAGCCATCCTTTCGGTTCATGCACGGACCCGCCCCTTGGCAGAGGATGTCAGCCTCCAGGATTGGGCCCGTCGCACCCCGGGATTCTCCGGAGCCGACCTGGCCAACCTGCTCAACGAAGCCGCCATTTTGACGGCTCGTCAGCAGCAAACCTCGATCGGGCATGCGCAGATCGAGGCTGCATTGGAGCGCATCACCATGGGGCTCACAGCGGCTCCGCTGCAGGACAGCGCCAAGAAGCGTTTGATTGCTTATCACGAGATTGGTCACGCCCTCGTGGCTGCCTTGACCCCCCATGCCGACAGGGTCGACAAGGTGACGTTGCTTCCTCGCAGCGGCGGTGTCGGTGGATTCACCCGCTTCTGGCCTGATGACGAACGTCTCGATTCCGGTCTCATCAGCAGGGCCTCTCTGGAAGCACGTCTTGTGGTGGCTCTCGGTGGTCGTGCCGCAGAGACCGTCGTGTTCGGTGCAGGCGAGGTGACCCAAGGGGCAAGTGGAGATTTGCAGATGGTCAGCCAGCTGGCTCGGGAAATGGTCACGCGGTTTGGTTTTTCGGAGCTAGGACCGGTGGCCTACGAGGGTGCCGGGAATGAGGTTTTCCTTGGCAGGGATCTGATCCATTCGCGTCCTGCCTATGGCGAACGCACGGGGCGCGAAATCGACCTTCAGGTGCGTCGCCTGTCGACGAACGCTTTGCGCCAGGCGGTGGCTTTGCTGGAAAGCCGCAGAGATGTGATGGATCGCCTGGTTGATGCTCTCATTGATGAGGAGACGCTTCACACCGATCGATTCCTTGCCTTGGCGGGGATCGACGATTCAGCCGTCGCCACTAGCGTGGTGTAG
- a CDS encoding UPF0182 family protein codes for MKVFNRGQAFRLLLPLLLVTCLTWFLLRVQVEWAWFSQFQFEQVLALRWGLQAAGFSLAAVVAGATVLWRRWWLRSANVPGPPVLWSLRGRAFGLVLVASLLLVAAVLSVLFRLAWLAWIDPFSLSQWWSVSPSSGWSLSLPIGVAALTLVLGVLLGSWGLLAQVVGGAMVCWIAGRAWGLWALAWTIPDVGIREPLLGSDVSFGLGRFSAWALAIELLLFQLLLTLGTAVWARLTRAPGLTDWSIPGLTGLERQRLRPLLAILCLLVASLLWLSRHQLLWSQDGVVAGAGWLDVHVVLPLRQLAALAFALLGLLVIPYPAGVRRRRRLRLFMAAIAASALLAELFIAPAIQWLVVKPRELRLESPYLERSIAATRRAFQLDAIVSRDINPSPRLQPDDLVEGASTLRNIRLWDSQPLLATNRQLQQLRVYYRFSNAAVDRYQLHTDKEKRQQVIIAARELDQASLPDRSRTWLNRHFVFTHGFGFTLSPVNTKAPDGLPEYFISDLGATARIRGNAALNITAEEVEKHVPIGRAALYFGMLPSPYAVAPTKVEEFDFPEGDRNLYNHYSGLAGVPLSNGFQRLAAAVYLQEPRLLNTGSLERDSKLLLRRDVKERVRTLAPFLHFYGDPYLVSVPIPETAEGYDVQQHQYWIVDGFTTSNTYAYASGLPDGRSLRYARNSVKAVVDAYNGTVHLYVSEPDDPIILGWQRLFPQLFSPLAEMPKVLRQHLMVSPSMFALQVQQLLRYHVTDPRIFYSGDDVWQVPLELYGKDQIPVAPYHITAQLRTNQSSEFLLLQPLTPLARPNLSAWLAARNDDDHYGELVLLRFPTDIPIFGPEQIQALINQNPTISQQFGLWDRAGSEVVQGNLLVVPLGNALLYVEPVYLRARRGGLPTLTRVVVSDGSRVAMAPNLLAGVQALLQGEFDGTFVDDLSGQEKAALEGGSNR; via the coding sequence GTGAAAGTGTTCAATAGGGGCCAGGCATTTCGCCTTCTATTGCCTCTTCTTTTGGTCACTTGCCTGACCTGGTTTCTCTTGCGCGTCCAGGTGGAGTGGGCGTGGTTTTCCCAGTTTCAGTTCGAGCAGGTCCTCGCCCTGCGTTGGGGTCTGCAGGCTGCGGGATTCAGTCTGGCGGCCGTGGTTGCAGGGGCCACCGTCCTCTGGCGGCGCTGGTGGCTTAGGTCAGCAAACGTGCCGGGCCCACCCGTGTTGTGGTCCCTACGTGGTCGCGCTTTTGGGCTCGTACTCGTCGCAAGCCTCCTCCTGGTCGCGGCTGTACTCAGCGTGTTGTTCAGGCTGGCCTGGCTGGCCTGGATCGATCCTTTTTCCCTGAGCCAGTGGTGGAGTGTGTCTCCGTCGTCCGGCTGGTCCCTCAGCCTGCCCATCGGGGTGGCCGCTCTGACCTTGGTGCTCGGTGTGCTGCTGGGCAGTTGGGGGCTCCTGGCTCAGGTTGTCGGTGGTGCGATGGTCTGTTGGATCGCTGGAAGGGCCTGGGGACTTTGGGCTCTGGCGTGGACGATCCCAGACGTTGGCATTCGCGAACCTCTGCTCGGTTCTGACGTGAGCTTCGGTCTGGGGCGTTTTTCTGCATGGGCACTGGCGATTGAACTGCTGCTCTTTCAGCTCCTGCTCACCCTCGGCACCGCGGTCTGGGCACGTCTGACCCGTGCCCCAGGCCTCACTGATTGGTCCATCCCTGGCTTGACAGGTCTTGAAAGGCAGCGATTGCGTCCACTTCTGGCCATTCTCTGCCTATTGGTTGCCTCTCTGCTTTGGCTCTCAAGGCACCAATTGCTCTGGTCACAGGACGGAGTTGTTGCTGGTGCTGGGTGGCTTGATGTTCATGTTGTGCTGCCCCTGCGTCAGCTGGCAGCTCTCGCCTTTGCCCTGTTGGGCCTGTTGGTGATTCCTTATCCCGCGGGCGTTCGTCGGCGTCGCAGGCTTCGCCTGTTCATGGCAGCGATTGCTGCATCGGCCTTGCTTGCTGAGCTGTTCATTGCACCTGCCATCCAGTGGCTGGTGGTCAAACCACGGGAGCTGCGCCTGGAATCCCCTTACTTGGAGCGATCGATTGCGGCGACCCGTCGTGCTTTTCAGCTCGATGCAATCGTCAGCCGTGACATCAACCCTTCACCCCGTCTCCAGCCCGATGATCTGGTCGAAGGTGCCAGCACGCTCCGCAATATTCGCCTCTGGGACAGTCAGCCCTTGCTGGCCACCAATCGCCAGTTGCAACAACTACGCGTTTACTACCGCTTCTCCAATGCTGCGGTCGATCGCTACCAGTTGCACACCGACAAGGAGAAGCGACAGCAGGTGATCATCGCGGCACGGGAGCTTGACCAGGCGTCGCTGCCCGATCGTTCGCGCACCTGGTTAAATCGTCACTTTGTATTCACGCACGGCTTTGGCTTCACCCTCAGTCCAGTTAATACCAAGGCCCCAGATGGTCTTCCCGAATATTTCATCAGTGATCTCGGTGCTACGGCCCGTATTCGAGGTAATGCTGCTCTGAATATCACTGCTGAAGAGGTGGAAAAGCATGTGCCGATTGGCCGCGCTGCTCTCTACTTCGGCATGCTGCCCTCTCCCTATGCCGTTGCACCAACAAAGGTTGAAGAATTTGATTTTCCAGAAGGCGATCGCAATCTCTACAACCATTACTCAGGTTTAGCCGGTGTCCCCCTCTCCAACGGGTTTCAACGTTTAGCTGCTGCTGTTTACCTCCAGGAGCCAAGACTTCTCAACACGGGTTCTCTTGAACGTGATTCCAAGCTTCTGCTCCGTCGCGACGTCAAGGAACGAGTTCGCACTTTGGCTCCATTCCTGCATTTTTATGGTGATCCCTATCTCGTTTCGGTTCCAATTCCAGAAACTGCTGAGGGGTATGACGTGCAACAGCATCAATACTGGATTGTTGATGGCTTTACGACCTCTAATACCTATGCCTATGCCTCAGGTCTCCCTGATGGGCGATCACTTCGCTACGCAAGAAATTCCGTCAAAGCAGTCGTTGATGCCTACAACGGCACGGTTCATTTGTATGTGAGCGAACCGGACGATCCGATCATTCTTGGTTGGCAGCGCTTGTTTCCACAACTTTTCAGCCCTCTCGCTGAGATGCCAAAGGTGCTCCGTCAACACCTCATGGTTTCACCCAGTATGTTTGCATTGCAGGTGCAGCAGCTTCTCCGATATCACGTTACCGACCCTCGCATTTTTTATAGCGGTGATGATGTTTGGCAGGTTCCACTTGAGCTCTACGGGAAAGATCAGATCCCTGTTGCTCCTTATCACATCACTGCCCAATTGCGGACCAATCAGTCGTCGGAGTTTCTTCTCCTTCAACCCCTGACACCCTTAGCCCGGCCCAACCTATCGGCCTGGTTGGCCGCCCGGAATGATGATGATCACTATGGAGAACTGGTTCTTCTGCGTTTCCCCACCGATATTCCGATCTTTGGTCCAGAGCAGATTCAAGCCTTGATTAATCAGAATCCCACAATCAGTCAACAGTTTGGTCTTTGGGATCGAGCTGGATCTGAGGTTGTGCAGGGGAATCTACTTGTTGTTCCTTTGGGCAATGCTCTGCTGTATGTCGAGCCAGTGTATTTACGAGCCAGGAGGGGTGGTTTGCCCACGCTTACGCGTGTGGTAGTGAGTGATGGAAGTCGTGTTGCGATGGCTCCAAATTTGCTGGCGGGCGTTCAGGCTTTGCTTCAAGGAGAGTTTGATGGGACTTTTGTTGATGATCTTTCTGGCCAAGAAAAAGCCGCCCTTGAGGGCGGCTCGAATCGTTGA
- a CDS encoding peroxiredoxin, translating to MTANGCLRVGQQAPDFTATAVVDQEFKEISLSQYRGKYVVLFFYPLDFTFVCPTEITAFSDRYADFSSKNTEVLGVSVDSQFSHLAWIQTPRNQGGLGDIAYPLVADLKKEISTAYNVLDEEAGVALRGLFIIDPEGVIMHATINNLPVGRNVDETLRVLQAFQYVQSHPDEVCPANWTPGEKTMKPDPVGSKEFFAAVN from the coding sequence ATGACCGCTAACGGTTGCCTGCGCGTGGGCCAACAGGCCCCTGATTTCACAGCCACCGCTGTAGTGGACCAGGAGTTCAAGGAGATCAGCCTCTCCCAGTACCGCGGCAAGTATGTGGTGCTGTTCTTCTATCCCCTGGACTTCACCTTCGTCTGCCCGACTGAAATCACTGCCTTCAGCGATCGCTACGCCGATTTCTCCAGTAAGAACACTGAAGTGCTGGGCGTCTCCGTTGACAGCCAGTTCAGCCACCTCGCTTGGATTCAAACCCCACGCAACCAGGGCGGCCTTGGCGACATCGCCTATCCCCTCGTTGCCGATCTCAAGAAGGAGATCTCCACGGCTTACAACGTTCTCGACGAAGAAGCCGGTGTTGCTCTGCGCGGCCTGTTCATCATCGATCCCGAAGGCGTGATCATGCACGCCACCATCAACAACCTGCCCGTGGGTCGCAATGTTGATGAAACCCTGCGTGTTCTTCAGGCCTTCCAGTACGTGCAGTCCCACCCCGACGAGGTGTGCCCCGCCAACTGGACTCCTGGCGAAAAGACCATGAAGCCCGATCCCGTGGGTTCCAAGGAGTTCTTCGCAGCCGTGAACTGA
- a CDS encoding peptidoglycan DD-metalloendopeptidase family protein yields MKPLLVLTTASVLPVIGLVVLGHQPGFADSDRASSDQQLIAALPPVQSHFWIQTKSEISLEALAAEVGLPAQTLAELNEKGIGSSFALGQWLMLPKRVEAQLHTSTALDRFSVRRTAPLTAPPAPLTEIKVRDGESFASIARKHGLTTTELRKLNPGLDLARLVVGSQIRVAEASPRELLAIRPSASGGASWPELPGFPDGGRKPMGKQSFIWPTKGVFTSGYGWRWGRMHKGIDIANNVGTPIQAAKDGVVVFSGWSSGYGYLVELSHGDGTSTRYAHNSRLIVRKGQVIPQGATISLMGSTGRSTGPHLHFEIRQPGGAASDPMAFLPSRRA; encoded by the coding sequence ATGAAGCCCCTGCTGGTTCTCACCACAGCTTCAGTGCTTCCGGTGATCGGCCTTGTAGTTCTGGGTCATCAGCCTGGCTTCGCTGACAGTGATCGCGCCAGTTCGGACCAACAGCTGATTGCAGCTCTGCCACCAGTTCAAAGCCATTTTTGGATTCAGACCAAATCAGAGATCAGCCTCGAGGCTCTTGCCGCTGAAGTCGGGCTGCCTGCGCAAACCCTTGCAGAGCTGAATGAAAAAGGGATCGGAAGCTCATTCGCTCTTGGGCAGTGGCTGATGCTCCCCAAGCGTGTAGAAGCTCAGCTCCACACCAGCACAGCCCTCGATCGCTTTTCCGTACGACGTACGGCTCCACTCACCGCTCCGCCTGCCCCTTTGACTGAGATCAAAGTGCGGGACGGCGAATCGTTTGCCTCGATCGCTCGAAAGCATGGGCTGACGACCACCGAACTACGCAAACTCAATCCTGGTCTCGACCTTGCGCGTCTTGTCGTCGGATCACAGATTCGCGTGGCAGAAGCTTCACCTCGCGAGCTGTTAGCCATCCGTCCCAGTGCCTCTGGTGGCGCGAGCTGGCCGGAACTTCCTGGATTTCCGGATGGTGGCCGCAAGCCCATGGGCAAGCAGTCTTTCATTTGGCCCACCAAGGGAGTCTTCACATCCGGTTATGGATGGCGCTGGGGCCGCATGCACAAGGGAATCGATATCGCTAACAATGTAGGCACTCCGATTCAGGCTGCCAAAGACGGTGTTGTGGTGTTTTCAGGATGGAGCAGTGGCTACGGCTACCTCGTTGAGCTCTCCCATGGAGATGGCACATCCACGCGCTACGCCCACAACAGCCGTTTAATCGTGCGCAAGGGGCAAGTCATTCCTCAGGGCGCCACCATCTCGCTGATGGGAAGCACTGGGCGGAGCACCGGCCCTCACCTGCATTTTGAGATTCGCCAACCCGGGGGAGCGGCCTCAGATCCCATGGCGTTCCTACCGTCTCGTCGCGCCTGA
- a CDS encoding tRNA (cytidine(34)-2'-O)-methyltransferase, with protein MNGAEPKHPLQVALFEPQIPPNTGNIARTCAAFQLPLALIEPLGFSLEDRYLKRAGLDYWPHVQLSTYPNLAAFLRSLPKDGHRLIGCSRHGGRTLPEMHFQRGDILLFGREDSGLPGAIRDQCHEICTIPMPGGEQVRSLNLSVAAALVSFHAGLQLGLW; from the coding sequence ATGAACGGCGCCGAACCTAAGCACCCATTGCAAGTGGCCCTATTTGAACCCCAGATTCCACCGAATACCGGCAATATCGCCCGCACCTGTGCGGCCTTTCAGCTCCCGCTCGCCTTGATCGAACCGCTCGGCTTCAGCCTGGAGGATCGATACCTCAAGCGTGCAGGGCTTGATTACTGGCCCCACGTGCAGCTCAGCACCTATCCGAATCTCGCTGCATTCCTGAGGTCGCTACCCAAGGATGGACACCGCTTGATTGGTTGCAGTCGCCACGGCGGCAGGACCTTGCCTGAGATGCACTTCCAGAGGGGAGACATCCTGCTGTTCGGTCGCGAGGATTCCGGGCTGCCCGGGGCAATCCGAGATCAATGTCATGAAATCTGCACAATTCCAATGCCGGGCGGTGAACAGGTGAGAAGCCTCAACCTTTCAGTCGCTGCAGCACTTGTGAGCTTTCACGCTGGACTTCAGCTGGGGCTGTGGTGA